The Streptomyces sp. R33 genome contains the following window.
AGCGGCTCCACCTGATGGTGTCCCAGCTCGACGAGATCAAGCTCAACGTGGTCTCGGCCGACACCCGCGCCCTGGTCGCCGGGGCGCCGGGCGACCTCGTCGTCATCGACGAGCTCGGCGGGCAGCTCGACGCCCTGCCCGTCACGGATCCGGTCGTCGACCTCTCCAACGACGACCTGTGCTACGTCGTGTTCACCTCCGGCTCCACCGGAACGCCCAAGGCCACCGCCGTGCGCCACGAGGGCTGGTACAACCTCCTCGAGTGGCTGCGGGTCGAGTACGGTCTGGGCAGCGGTTCGAGCGGGCTCACCGTCAGCTCCTTCGGCTTCGACATCAGCCAGCGCGGACTGATGGCGCCACTGTTCTGCGGTGCCACCCTCCACCTGCTGCCCAGCCGCATCTTCGACCCGGGCATGGCCTACCGCCTGATCGAGACCCACGGCGTGCGGCAGCTGCACTGCGCGCCGAGCACCTTGTACGTGCTCATCGAGCACGAACAGGCCCTGGGGACCGACGCACTGACCCGGGTGGGCCACGTCTTCATCGGCGGGGAGCCGCTCACAGTCTCCCGGGTCGAGGACTGGGCAGGCCGGGAAGGCAACTCCTGCGTCCTGCTGCACCAGTACGGGGTGGCCGAGTGCACGGACGTGGCGACCTCCCACGTACTCGCGGACTACGCCCGCTACCGGGGCACCGCGACGCCGGTGGGAGAGCCCGTGTACAACACCGAGATCCACCTCCTCGACGAGGAGTCGAACGAGGTGCCGGACGGCGAGACCGGAGAGATCTGCATCTCGGGCCTCAGCGTCAGC
Protein-coding sequences here:
- a CDS encoding amino acid adenylation domain-containing protein is translated as MSLIGRRLALPPDLLVHRVFETHARQHPDRPALTCGAEELSYAELNARANRFAHHLIALGAGRGSVIGVCLDRTPELMVAILGTMKAGAAYVPLDPTYPAERLHLMVSQLDEIKLNVVSADTRALVAGAPGDLVVIDELGGQLDALPVTDPVVDLSNDDLCYVVFTSGSTGTPKATAVRHEGWYNLLEWLRVEYGLGSGSSGLTVSSFGFDISQRGLMAPLFCGATLHLLPSRIFDPGMAYRLIETHGVRQLHCAPSTLYVLIEHEQALGTDALTRVGHVFIGGEPLTVSRVEDWAGREGNSCVLLHQYGVAECTDVATSHVLADYARYRGTATPVGEPVYNTEIHLLDEESNEVPDGETGEICISGLSVSAGYLNASPADTRRFTDRATGDGTVRTYRTGDRGYVTPDGELVVVGRVDAQVKIRGMRMDLGDVEHGVRSHPLVDDVVVLAVPDDSGELRLVGFVLPAADGLDTRALYRDLLGTLPRNMVPQDFTVLDAFPLNPNGKTDRRALAALAAG